The Brachypodium distachyon strain Bd21 chromosome 4, Brachypodium_distachyon_v3.0, whole genome shotgun sequence nucleotide sequence TCAAACCTTTGACAGTATATAGATATCATGTCTTATAATGCTTCTACTACAGTGAAAAATATTAACTTGTATAATGTTCATCCGTAGCTACACAATTCAAATTAGCAATTGCTTTAACATGTACATGCAGAACCTCATCATGAAAAAGAATGAATAGTAGATCATTAGCGTTTCCAAGTTTAGAAACAGCAAAAATGTATCTTTTTAGTTATAACCGGAATTCCATGCATTTAAAATGAGTAACATgtacaggaagaaagaaaaacttatGAAATAATGACAGCAACCAAGAATAAAATGACGCTTACCAGGCggagtttttcaaatgattggATATTATTTTCTCGTCTTTGCATCTGGAGAAGGAAGCAAACATTAGGCATACACAAGAAAATATCACTGCAGGCAAGTGTTATCCAGATCAAAAAAGTTTCTCAAGTAATTACTGCTCCCAGAAGtatatcttaaaaaaaaactctgggCTTTAGCGACTCACCCTTCTTGTATGAAGACGATGGGCCTTTTCTCTTGGTCTAAATACATTATATGGGTTTGTATCATTcaccggcggaggaggctTCAGAAAACCAAAAGTAAATTAGTGAATAGTAATTCAACAGAACAATTGCATGACAGATTAACAGTTCCCCTGACTCGATCCTTATGACCAAACTAGCATGACTAAAATATTTCTATTAAGCACTCTTGTAGGCTGGTAGCTTCCAAGTCTAATGATAAAACGAATGTATTATATAGGCcttcaaaaaattaaactgTTGTAGGCAAATCCAATTAAACCCTTATGGACTAATAAATTACATGAGGAAAACACCAGTGGCAACTTTGTTGTGAGAAACTCAAATATAACCTGCCTAATTCACCCTGGTTTCATTATATAAATAAAGTCAAACATAACACAAGGGGGCACCTTAAACTGAAGCCTCTGCTTGTGGGCAAAGAAAAAATTCCACGTGTGACAGAATAAACATATCTTCTGCAAGCAGTGGGTTTATATGGTTGGCTATACATGCTAGGCGCATCCTGTTACTCAGGATGGAATGAAATAACAGAAATGGTTCTAAGCAACTCCCTCCATCCTTTTTCACTGTCGCATCCCTGACTGGCAAACCCTTGCTCCTCCTTGAACCATTATCCAGTTTAGTGCATGACACTAATCTAATGTTCCCATTGCAGGGAAAAAACTTTAGGGCAAAGGGATTAAGTTGTCTGTTACAGCCAGGCCAAGGACCTTCACTAATATAAGGTAGTTAACATATTTGAATGCCAGGCATCCATAGGACATAACATTCAAGCAAAAATTCCAGTCCTACATCTGCATAGCTATTTCAGAGTTAACATGTTGTAGTTTTACCAAACAAACTAATAGACTTAATTTTCCCTATTTTGATGACAAAACTTTAATAGTATATGGACATAttcctccggccggaattacttgtcactgatttagtacaactttgtctaaatctgggacaagtaatatgggtcggagggagtagcaaaaaTGGTTCCTCATATAGAACTGTCAGGCTCTGGGGTCCTGACACATAGCACACATATCTTACtttaaacaaaaggcacaTGCTATTCTTATATCTCTAGCCAGTTTCTCATGAAGTGTCTAATTGACCTTGTGTTACTGTTAACTATCCATTCTTCCACCTCTTCACATGATAACTACCTCATCTGGTGACATAATGTACCTCCTTCCCACCCTCTCTCGCTCTCTAAAATTTTGTTTGACACCTAAACCTAGGATATTCCACATCGATCGGTAAAAATAACCATCCTCATAAAAAATAACATCTACCAACAACCAACCCAAAGCATTTCAACAAAGTACTGAAACATCACAGTCAAGACATTAAAGAAATTCAGCTAACCTGCAACCGCCGTAGAATAGGTTTTTGCCACCGTTCCCTCTGATAAAAGAAAGATTCAGTAAACATCAGGAATGCGGTTAACATAAGTAAGTCACAACATCATTTCCTACAAGATTGAGAAATCCAAATCAAGTAGCACAAGAAAAATCCCAAACatgcaaaacaaataaataaaccaTGAGAAAAAAGTTACAACAGGTAATAACAGCAAGCCGTGCTATAAATTTAAAAGTAACATATCACTTCTAATCTTGTACTAAAGATCATATGCTGTATTCTAACAGTAGAGAATACCTTTGCTTGCCAATAATTATATACAGCTTGGAAAACGGCATAACGAACAGATAAATATTGAAAAGCCTGCACAGAGAAGTAGTTGGTAAGCAAACACTCCATGGGAAATAACTGTACCACAAGCCTGCAAAAACCTTTAAAAGACAAAAGCCTAAATCATATAATATAGGAATAATAAGAAAATGCAAGAAATTAAGTGCATGTTCCACTAATAAAATATCAACATTTTAAATGTCTTGAAAGCCTTCtgcacatgcacatgcacTCTTGCACCAAGTCCATACCAACTAGTAAGCTGCAGTATGACACGTAATTCAAAAGGTCAAAGAGTTTTTGTGCCTAGTAGCATGTGGGTCCTCTAATATAACCATTCAAATCATGTATATCCGAAATGTTAATCAAGAACAGTTACTCAGGATGCAATCATGTACAGGGGGTTTAGTGAAGAGAAAGACATTATCACATTAATCACTGTCAAATTGTTTGGTCAAGGAATCCAAAAGAAATGCACATGGTCACTCTAAGGCCCTGTTTTGTTGggcttaaaactgctttctgacttttggcttataagccacaaaagaACCAAATTAGGTGTTTTCGGCTTTGGCTTTTGACAtttgacttgatattgttagatgatggtataagCAAAAAGCCAAAGTCAAAAGCAACTATTTAGGTGtttttgtggcttataagccaaaagtcaaaaagcggttttaagcccaaccaaacagggcctaaagTGCATCTACAACATATCAAAAGGCCTACATGACTTTCAACAACCAGTGGAAAGTCAGTTGTGTAACTATGCTACAAATTTGATGTATTGATATTTCAGCCATCATGCAAGTGCACTGTAAATATGAACTTTAAAATTCCCAAACACGAGAAACTTAGAGATGTCAAGGTGTTTCCGACATGCGTTGCAACAAATGCATTAATGCAAATGATAATTTGATATTAAGCAAAAGGGTTCGAGATGTGCTAAAGCTAACAAGAGGGTGTTTTTAGGTGACAATGTTCCTACTCAACTGATGTGACATGATGGTTAAGTTATTAAGCATTTGAACCGTAAAAGATGGAGGGAAAAAAGGAATAGGCGCTATCCCAAAGTTGATCATGCCAGCAACAGATAGGGTAGCTTTTGAACAGACTGATAAAGCTATACAGTAAGCATTATGCTGCACTCTCCATTGCAAatgacatgcatgcaagttCAGCATGTCAATTATATAATTTCCTTTAATCCCTTTATAACATAACATTCTAAGCCGTGTAAGGTTTCCATCTAGTGCACTGCTTCTGCTTTACCTCCACAGCAACATCAAACTGCAAAAGGACTGGAACTGGTCCAATGAAAGTTGGTGTTATGGCTCCTGCTCTTTCTCGAGCTTTATGGTCCAAAATTTCCAACTTGAATAAGAGGACCTCCAACCTGTAATATGGGATTTCACTTAAAATGCAGCAAAACATACACGCTCCTTAAGGGCAGAATAATAAAATGGTCAATGTGTTGTCTACACAGATTTGTTTAAACTAGGGATAGTTGCTAGTAAATTGTTCCTTGGTTATGTTTATTGTTCCTCGGTTATGTTTAGTCAGTAATTAATATAACAACCATACCGAGTAACTGGAACCCAAACTTCTTAAGAATTCAGAAGCAGAACAAACATTTACAGGTTAAAATGTTTCTAAGACACCAAAGCCTAAGAAAGGAGAAACTTATCTAAAAAATATGACTTTGAACAGGATTCTGAACTCTTTAGCATTCATTCTAGATCCCAAGAGGTACATATTGAAGTGCAACCAAAATGCCAACAATAGATAGCACAACAATTTATCTAGATCGTGTTTTCTTACTTTTCAGGGTTAAGATTCTTCCGCTCATTGTTGAAGTCTTCCAGCCAGTCGTCATCTTCATTGTCCAGATCATACTCCACAAATTCACCAATCTCAGCTCTGGCTGCATGGAGTAATCATTCTTAGAAATAGAGCCCATATGCAAAATGATGGCAAGGTAAAAACGACCATTCCAGGGCagcaataaaaaataaacctcctcttcctcgtatATAACACGACGGTTGTGCAAAGGTACGAGTGTAGTCCCTTTCGTAGGTCTCCACATCATCAAACTGCGGTGTCGGTATTTCTTGAGCATTCTTCTTACTGGGAGCTGAAATTCCCTGCAAAGTCAAGTACGGATCATTTCTTTGAACAGCAGAAATAACAACCCCTAAAAAACTAATATGGCCCTCCAAAGAGTGGGTGCTCCACCCCCAACATTTTGTTAAATCCATAGTAATGAACTAACGATACAACTAGCATACCACCTACATATTGGATGTACGCTTATACGATTGAGAAACACATAGAGAAGCCCTCTCAGGACTATGCTTGCTTTGCTAGGCTAGCCAATTGATATAAAAAATCAGGCGTATATAAATCTTCCAAAACATTTAGCAATAGTAACTAATAAATTTGTACAACTCAAGTTACATGTACTCCATAAATTTTTAGGAACtggcttgtttttcttttcttggaaAAAGAAGAGCTTTATTACTCGCCAGGCTCAGATGATGCAGACAGCCATTTACTTTGGTTGAAAGATAGAAGTAGATACTCTCAACACAATTTATATGAGGAATTGCAGTTACACAACACTTATAATTAACCTAGTACCCCAAAATAATGGCTTTCCCATGGATAACACACAGACAGAGCACGAAATGGTTCTTCAAGGATGGAGTAAAGCTGAATCGAACCTGCTAGTTGGACGCTTACTGTCAACAAGACCCAAACAACTAACCTATAAAGCAAACTCCACGAGCTACCAAACAGCAACTTTTCTCAGAATTGCGGCTCAATTCAAACGTTATCAGTTAATGATAATAATAAAATTACCTCGCCGTCAGTGGCTGTAGAAGCTGCAGTGAGTTCCGCACCGGAGTGCCTTAGAAGCACCCCAACCCTTGCCGCGGcgaccgctgccgccgtgggGTCATCGTCCTCGAAGTCCCGCGCTGACTTGAGGATTGGGAGCTTCTTGTGGATGTCGAGCGGCCGCGGCCTGAACGAGAGCCTACTCAtggccgccaccaccaccaccgcacGGCTTCATCTCATCTCCAACTCCAACCTCCTAGCCGCACACGCCCTCACGAGGTCGTGCTCGGGCTCAAGGACGCGCAAACCCTAGGTCGGCGAGGGCCGAATGAGTGGGAgggcgcggccgcgggcgGGGGCCGCGAGGGCGGAGGGAGAGGCCGAAGgagctagggttagggttttgggtGGGGAATTGGTTTCTAGGGTTTGAAAGGAGGTGAAAGGGAGGGAAGAAGAGCAGGAAGAGGGTGGACGTCGCGCGGGTGAAGGGAAGGAGAGGTTGGGCTCGAGCTTGATGGCCTCAGCGCGTACGGACGCAGAGTATTTGTCTACGTGTACGTATTTCTATTCGTATACTGGCAGTTCAATTCTAATTTTTGGCCCCTGCCCCGCCCCTCATCGTTGCGGCCTCGTTTTAGGTGGCTCCTCTCGTGTGCCCCTAATTTGGGTAGGGTCAAAGTCAAGTACTGTCTacttatttttttacaaattgtTCTAATTGACAACTTCagatattatatatattttaaatCTATAAGTTTTTGGACTTTGCTAATGCACGACCGTACGCTCATTGATCAGGGCACGCATACAGGAAGATGACCACGGAGAATAGATAGTTCTATGTCACGTGCAAGCATCATTAATGCATTTGTAAAATTTACAACTTTAAAAAGTTATAAATCTCAAATCGTGTACTTGATTTTAGATCCATCTTCGCAGTTAGTTTTGTCTCGATGAGATCTTCGAAACTAGATCACATATTGGTatgttttgacaaaaaaaaatccacgtCAAAAGTTACCACCCATTAATACATGAAGTTATCACTCCTGATAGTAACAAGTTACCACATGAtaaaatctcaaaaaaaaagactagtTACTTATGCATTAAAGTTGCCACCCAATAACATTGAAGTTTCCATCCCTATTAGTAAGAAGTTACTCATGATAAGTTCATAACAATAAAGGATGGTGTTACTTATCGGTTAAAGTTACCAACGAGATAACATATGAGTTACCATTCCTGGTACTAAAAAGTTACCACATGAAAACTCTATACGAAATAGGATGGTTACTTACTTTATGAGTTAAAGTTACCAGCtaaaaatatatgaagttgACACACTGTTACTCTGTTAGTAACAAGTTAGCACACGTCAACTTCATACGAAATAGGATGGTTACTTCTGCATTAAAATTACCACCCAACAATTTATAAAATTGTCACTATTTTAGTACCAAGTTACCACGTGGGAACGGTGGTAACTTATTTTGGAGTATGATGGTAACTTGTGCACTATTGCTTGGTAACaacaaagataaaaaaaaatatgtcaaAAATATTTCGAGTGGGATCTAATTTTGAAGCTCTCGTTGATACGAAGCTAACGGTGAAAACGGATTGTGAATTGAAGAAGTGGTTTGGGCTATAAAAAAATTTAAGTCTCAAAattagttagtacaaaatgcaTACATGCAGCCTGCAGTCATGCATCCAAGACAAAATCTCATCAATTCACAAGTACAAGATGCAAGCATGCAACCATGGCTAATTAGCATCGCACGTGGTTTTGCAGAGGCAGTGCATCCAAGCCAAGGCTAGCAGCGCGATGCGCAGCGTTCGCGCGGAAAGACAAACGTGCAGCCCGCGAAATCAACTCTGGAAGCTGCTCGGCCAATAAAAACCGTGCGCGCAAGGGAACCAAATAAAGAACGTCAGCTCCTTATGAATTAGGTAAGTTATATTCTTTTCGACAGTTCTATCTTTTGAAGTTTGCAGGACACtaacaaaagacaacaacgaTTCGCTTGCACGTCTCCTCCTCACCCACCACCTCCCTATCTTCTCACTCTCTTATTTCTTCCTTCCTTGACACACCGCatccttctcttctcctcgcCACTCCCGCTTCTTTTCTCATGCCACCGCGTGCCACCTCCTTCCTACGTGGGGAAACGTGTtctccggcggaggaggccagATCCGTGTCGACATGTATCTGCCGTCACGCACCATCACGAGGGGCTGAATCCGCACTGCTAGGGCCTCCCAATGGCCCGGATCCGCGCCACCACACACTGCCACCGCGGATCCCATGTTGTGGGCCACCGGGAGGCTGTTGGGGAAGGCAAAGCAGGTGGGAGGTTagttttctttaaaaaaaatgtgaaaaaagttcaacataaaaaaacaaaagttaaaagtttcaaatttaaaagtataaataaaaagtcaaaaaacaaagaataatttttttggacaaattcaAAAGTTAAGGAAATAAATTTAGAAGTAGGGAAAAAAAACTTCCGACACCTCAAAAATGGGTTGTCTGAATCGTCCACCAACTTCTGTCTTGGCAGAGCTTCTCCAACTAGCTCCTCACCCCGAAGACAATGTAATGTCAATGAAATATGTTTGTACGATTGAAAATTGTTGTGAATATCTATGATGATTTTTTATGCGAAAAGATCTAAATGGCACATGTGATTGGTTTTGACTAAACTGGCGACGATTCCCTCGAGCTAGCTCTCTCGCAAGACTCCCATGCTAACACCTGGCCTAATTAACCTTCTACCTTTGGCTTGACAACCTCAGAGATAACTAACTGGTGGTGACGTAGATTCCGGTCGTTTTCATCATTCTTCCCTTGGCTTCACAACCTCAGAGATAGATCATTTCGAACAACACACCATCCATTGCCTTAATAACATTCACTTCCATTCCCTACGATACAAAGTGGAATAGACATATGTCAGTGTGCGGCATGAAGACAAAAGAAAACCAACACTATACCTttgtgtatgtatgtatactAGAAGCAAAATTCTAAGAACGGAAAATTAACCAACATCTTCATTTACTTCGTAGAAACTGAAATAGAAAAGGTCACAAAGATCTGATAACCATGCACATTGTTTAACCTTTTCCTCTTGACTTGGCTCTTTTTTCCCTATAAATAGAAGAAACGCATAAACTTAAGTCAATCCTCGTAGAAATGCAATTAAAATTACATCAATTGAAGCAAAGATGTTTTAGACTGGAAATTTGGCCCTTAAGTCCGAAGTATCAGTAGTGAAACATGAAATAAGAAAGATAAGCGTACAGAAACATCCACACCAATCAGGAATCAGGAGGAATCAAGTAACAAACAtggtacaaaagaaaaatgaaataacaTCACATGATTATCTTTTAGATAGATCCAAGTTGAAATCAGTACAGAAATCCACATATCCTTTCCATCTAAAAATTATTGGAAGAAAAAAGTACAGAAGGAAAATAAATCAAGTGGACTAATTCGCTTAACAAGTTATTTGAAAAGACTCAAAGAGAAAATGGACCTATAATATgtcattttattttagaaaagGTTGCCCAATGTTACTATCTATGTACAATTTTTAAGTTAATTTTTTAGTTTGTAATCTCTATACAGAAAGCAAAGAACTAATTTATTTACCGATATAAGAATCCTATGCCTCGAAATAAGAGTGAGAGTGAACAATCCTATTGCAAAATGGTATGAGCTGAGTGTACTGAAAAAAGTTTCTAAGGTTGTAAGCTATAAAGAAAGGTTCATACATTGACACTCCTCTGTATGGTATTGACTCTCTTCTTGGGTCCTTGAGACAGCTTTTATCCCTTGAACACCAAGAagtcctcttcctcttctttgttTGTCAGGGGGACCACgaaatttggccaaattgaCCCTTCACTTCCTGATAATGAGCCTTCTTGTCATATAGAGAGGCTGGCAACACCACGTTGTTGTCCTTTGCAGATTGCTCCCTGCCTGCTGATGCAAGAATGGGGATCACGTTGTTTTGTTGCTGCTGTGACGGTGGCCTCATCCCTCCAGAGTCCTTGAATTACTATAAATTCAGTAGCACTAAACATTAGCGCCAATAAACAAAATTGTAATGTTACAAATGACAacaacagaaaaaggaaaaattaagTGTGACGTCTACGGCCAGTGAACTTTTTAGAGGGGGAAACaggaaagagaaggaaaactCTGAACAAAATCTTCTATTCAGTTCTCTTGAGATAGCCATTCACCTAATACATTATTAATAGGCAGTTTAATCACTTAAAAGCTACCCGTCAAAAAAGAATAGGCGAAACATGCAGTAGGTAATGTAATTATTAACATATAGAAAGAAATACAACGATTTCTGGTATCTGGTCCCACATGGTGGATCGGAAAAACATATATTGTTGTAAATCATTCTTACACGCTGAAATAGGGGAGGATTGGAGACCAAGAAGTCCATGATCCACACACATTTTGGGAAATGTACAGCAAACAAGCAATAACTTCCATCCAGCAAttacaacaaaagaaaaacaatggaTGAACAAGCAGTCACCATAACAATCTACTATACGAGTGGCGGTGACTGATTTGAAATAAATGTGGTGTTTTCTCAAGATAAAATTAGCTAACCAAAAAATGCTGGGGCAAGCGAAATCATCAAATCACATCAACTGTaattctaatgatataatcaAAATCTCAATTCTCACAATTTTCAGGAACAATCCAGTAAAGCAATTTTTGACTCATATTCTCCTTAAGGAACACAAAACCAGCACAACCCGACACACCAGATGAAGTAGCCAAAATAGAAGATTAGCTATTCAGGAATCAGGTTAGAAAACAACTCATTATGATACAACCAAGACAAATAACATAACTTCAAACTTGGAGCTGGGTCAACCAAACAAGCATCAACAATCTGTTGGTGCTTGAGGATAGAAAATAGCTCTCTAATCTTAGCCTAGTAAAATCTACTTCTCGTATAGTTTAAGCCTTTCAATGTCCCAAATTGAGCAgcaaaaggaaacaatattttatttcattgtAAATGAACCATACCTGCCAAGGATATAACATCCATATCCTAAAGCCGGTGGATTGTTCGGCCTCTCAGCGCTCCACGGAGGCGTGGCTGGCATCTTTTTGTTTGGATGGGCCATTGTCGAAGAGGCTAGCCGTGAACGATCGTGCGTGCGTTTGGACGTTGACTGTGGGCTTGCGTTCCGTTGTTGGTCCAACTGTCAGAGAGAGTTCCGTGTGCATGGTTTGCGTCTCTGCGTGGAGGACAGGAATCGGGTGTCGAGGTTGCATGCAAGGCAACACgtgtgaaagatcggtatggtcgactagagggggggtgaataggagactaacaaattttagctttttttaattcttgaaagatacaaacacttaatcctagggttatctaaattctctaaagtgaatgcaaccctagaatgaaatgcaatagccgaagcaacaatacaTATAACAAAAATGTAAAGGGGAAATGATACCATAtgtggagacgaagatttcatcggagttccacctattgggatcggtgtacgtctccgtttggaggagtgctctaccacaaaggtagagacgccatgaaagctcactctattctccaactcaccacaccacaaaggtgggatgagctctcacaacaccacaaaggtgaggtgagttccactaatggcttccttgagggcgaacgtcGAACCCTTACAAGCTTGACCAGGGCAAACTTCACACTTCAAtaggaggctcccaatccaagcctcaagctcctcacaccaagggagagctcgaggtgaccgcttccgtctagagttcccaacaacccaagagaaacgaaatccacaaaaaaaacaaggggaatcaactttttgacttggtgaaaccctagggcaaaatcttctcctccaatcctcaaagaatcaagagtagTGAGTGgttagggagggagatcttgaagATTTAAACTTGAGGTGTTCTTGAATGGTGTTGGGGTGTTCTTGGCTGTGGAAACGGTCTGTTGGCttgttggggacgaaggggtactTATATGGGATCCCAAAAAAAACGAGCCGTTATGCACTGCGCTGTGataggccggaacttccgctaAATAGCCAGAACTTCCGGTGACACTTCCAAatcaccggaagttccgcatattcctccgggactaacagagagcacccggaggttcgggcggaagttcacccggaacttccgccgccTGGAATCCAAAACAGCCAGAACACTTCCTGAAATGTGTTTTTCAActcacacctttttgggtagGTTTTatagtgggtgcaatttggtgtagatgtgtacgtgaaattgattcacccgttaCATTCCCTTATGgatcccctcttaatagtatggatgtcctacgactcaaatcaaccgaaaaagccgctaaacaccgctacgcttctttcctttttaagGGTCCACAACTCATCTTGTGTCGAGTTCTTTATAAACctgaaatactccctccgttcgcCTTTACCAGTCACATTAGTTGAACAACCTAGTCCTACTATACGAGGCGTCTTGCTCTTTTTAGAGCTGAATGCCAACGTTACCCTTGTCCTCGGTCCCACATCTGTACACGTGTCTATCAATTATTGATTTTGCCATGCCTCCAAGAGCCCGCGAAGCGGCCAGATGCGGAGCGTGCAGGACGTGGGAAGCAGCCAGCGAATCAGCTTCGTGCTAGTCTCTATTGACTGGGCAACGGAATAAAAAAGGAGTGCGAATTGAATGCAAGTGTGGCCATGGAGCCAGGGCAATTTCGTCCACAACACCTATGCTCTGAACTGCATTGGTACATGTGCAAAAACTAAAGCACCTGGTAAAAcaggacggaggaagtacatagCACAAGATAAGATCATCACAtgtgttgtcatcaccaccaaaactatTTAGAAAGGAATGCCCTTTCAACGTGCTGCTGGCTTGATGCGCTGGCTGCTTGGAATCTTCGAGTACCTGGGCGCTGGCGTCTGTTAGGGCATCTTCAATGAGCCGGTACTTCGGTACTAGAAGAgaattgaaaaatattttatacGCGGTAAAGATTGGTCCAACGTTGGTTACTTTGGCTCCGTATTAAGGATTAAAAAATTATTTGATCAGTTGCATGTATGACTAATTTGTTCAAATCCAGCGTGAGCTTCAACTTTGTGACCCAGGCATATGAGACATTGCATGTGAAGTTGTGGTTTGAACAGCACAGAATCCACCACATGATCGCATTAATTGTTGCGGGCCCACCTGCTGCTTGCTTCTAGGTAACCAGGATGCCTCCAATAACAATTTAGCCGATACTTCGGTCTTGGTACGCGCGCAAGTACCCGTTTCTCTGCCCAGCAACCGGTTCATTTTTTGCTCAGATTGCTCTTCCACCTCATCCACTGCTGATGTGTCACCCTACTGGTACCTGCTTACGTGGAtcattggagatgcccttcGTAACTGCGATTCGCGAAGCTTCTTTTCTCTGTGAATTT carries:
- the LOC100832190 gene encoding uncharacterized protein LOC100832190, translated to MSRLSFRPRPLDIHKKLPILKSARDFEDDDPTAAAVAAARVGVLLRHSGAELTAASTATDGEGISAPSKKNAQEIPTPQFDDVETYERDYTRTFAQPSCYIRGRGARAEIGEFVEYDLDNEDDDWLEDFNNERKNLNPEKLEVLLFKLEILDHKARERAGAITPTFIGPVPVLLQFDVAVEAFQYLSVRYAVFQAVYNYWQAKRERWQKPILRRLQPPPPVNDTNPYNVFRPREKAHRLHTRRMQRRENNIQSFEKLRLVRRNLDQAKALMGALIKREETKREVMECEVNLQRIQMQYKHEAQLVEDGTTLSSFQQVSSKFGSSDDDYADSDDTTTEQPYFRPPVRHRFPDNKLSVIPTLRIKREQLKRRPQQNGWLFKRDPEEPVFLFTRPLDPEKLVAAGIKLPLDPPIENGATMPQFRCQGRIGRGGRIIFDRWNPLIQTPSPIGQETSHYVQYSHRPPSPEG